In Campylobacter showae CSUNSWCD, one genomic interval encodes:
- a CDS encoding ABC transporter substrate-binding protein: MKKFLTTLLLSAIVALGAEVKTITDMTGNEVKIPAQTQKIAALWHANNQVILVLGGADKIVTTTDLIKKNKWFAKIYPRIAEVPAALNGNDIQIEELVKLAPDVVVVSNKNFQENLTKNGFNAVNAIFRDYDDMKKSVLLTAELIGGDAASKAKELNENLDANIALVTERTNKLNDAARPKVLHIVGGANLLKIDGTKTIIDTWVKYAGGKNAVQKEGSMIEITAEEIVAADPDIIIVGGADNQKAVEKIYADPVFAGLKAVKNKKVYGNPKGVFSWDRYGAESALQILWAATIVQPELFKDVDVKAKTKAFYKKFMNYDLSDAEFDYILKGLNPDGSK, translated from the coding sequence ATGAAAAAATTTCTCACGACGTTGCTTTTAAGCGCTATCGTCGCGCTAGGAGCCGAGGTCAAAACCATCACCGATATGACCGGCAACGAGGTCAAAATCCCGGCCCAAACGCAAAAGATAGCCGCGCTTTGGCATGCAAACAACCAAGTGATCTTGGTGCTAGGCGGTGCGGATAAGATCGTAACTACGACCGATCTCATCAAGAAAAACAAGTGGTTTGCTAAAATTTACCCTCGCATCGCAGAGGTACCGGCCGCGCTAAACGGCAACGACATCCAGATCGAGGAGCTAGTTAAACTAGCGCCCGACGTAGTCGTCGTGTCAAATAAAAATTTCCAAGAAAACCTTACTAAAAACGGCTTTAACGCGGTAAACGCGATATTTCGCGACTACGACGATATGAAAAAAAGCGTGCTGCTAACGGCTGAGCTAATCGGCGGCGACGCAGCTAGCAAAGCAAAAGAACTAAACGAAAATCTAGATGCTAACATCGCGCTAGTCACCGAGCGCACAAACAAACTAAACGATGCTGCGCGCCCTAAAGTGCTACACATCGTAGGCGGCGCAAACCTGCTAAAAATTGACGGAACCAAAACGATCATCGACACGTGGGTGAAATACGCGGGCGGTAAAAATGCGGTGCAAAAAGAGGGCAGCATGATAGAAATCACGGCCGAAGAGATCGTGGCGGCAGACCCTGATATCATCATCGTGGGCGGCGCGGACAATCAAAAAGCGGTTGAGAAAATTTACGCTGATCCGGTATTTGCAGGGCTAAAAGCGGTCAAAAACAAAAAAGTCTACGGCAACCCAAAAGGCGTGTTTAGCTGGGATAGATACGGCGCGGAGTCTGCGCTGCAAATTTTATGGGCGGCTACTATCGTTCAGCCAGAGCTCTTTAAAGACGTCGACGTAAAAGCCAAAACTAAGGCGTTTTATAAGAAATTTATGAACTACGACCTTAGCGACGCGGAGTTTGACTACATCCTAAAAGGGCTAAATCCGGACGGTAGCAAATAG
- a CDS encoding molybdopterin oxidoreductase family protein: protein MTKTGKVICPYCGTGCQVELHVENNVIRSALGVQNNPVNQGNLCLKGFYGWDYVGAPDRLTKPLIRKKDGVFSKDGDLEEASWDEALDLVVSKMKEVKEKYGPDALVGNYSARCTLEDNYVAQKVMRAVIGTNNVDHCARIUHAPTVAGLAKTIGNGAATNSFTEIGPYSNCILMIGSNPENGHPIAAMHIQRALNRGAKLIVVDPIKTEFASRADVHLQLAPEHNIAVINSLIYVIFEENLVNWDFVNECTKGVEYVREAVKDYSPEAIASYTNLNPEDVRKAARMYATIRPAVITHGMGVTHFNHGVGAVCDISNLFLLTGNICELGSGDLPIRGQENVQGCCDMGVLPNIFPNLGSVTDPKQREWFEQVWHLEPGFLNGKIGIHKTEVPNAILDGRVHFFWTMGENPVMTDPNTNHFLKAISKVDMYVVQDIFLTETSRKADVVLPGVASSEKEGLYANAERRVQHNEHVITPPGDARQDWWIICEIARRLGATEGFNFNSPEEIWEEVRKCDPRRYGGMSYYRIKKYHGLHWPCPDENSMGGQSLYLDKKFFTPDGKGKFIPCLHVKSVADIEPAKAEFAKRVNLPPEYEVMAGSVDEPTDAEYPIQLLTTRKVYQYAGGVMTRRSKAIEEGGDSIGPIAEMNPALAERYGIKQGDFIKAWSRYGYIVVKADVTGIVPDGVIQMTYHYWESCCNELTSNGWDFISKTPTFKAAIQIQRIEEEEFLRIRELKRIKFQTNKVIYDDYHHE from the coding sequence ATGACAAAGACCGGCAAAGTCATATGCCCGTACTGTGGCACGGGCTGTCAGGTCGAGCTTCACGTCGAAAATAACGTGATAAGAAGCGCGCTTGGAGTACAAAATAACCCCGTAAATCAGGGCAATCTGTGCTTAAAGGGCTTTTACGGCTGGGACTACGTGGGGGCGCCTGATAGATTAACAAAACCGCTAATCCGCAAAAAAGACGGCGTATTTAGCAAGGACGGAGATCTTGAGGAGGCTAGCTGGGACGAAGCGCTCGATCTAGTCGTCTCAAAGATGAAAGAGGTCAAGGAAAAATACGGCCCTGACGCGCTAGTAGGCAACTACTCGGCTCGCTGTACGCTAGAGGACAACTACGTCGCGCAAAAAGTAATGCGCGCCGTAATCGGCACGAATAACGTCGATCACTGCGCTAGAATTTGACACGCTCCGACTGTGGCAGGTCTTGCCAAAACAATCGGTAACGGAGCGGCGACAAACAGCTTCACGGAGATCGGACCTTATAGTAATTGCATATTGATGATCGGCTCAAACCCCGAAAACGGCCACCCGATCGCGGCGATGCACATACAGCGCGCGCTAAACCGCGGTGCTAAGCTCATCGTGGTAGATCCGATAAAAACGGAATTTGCCAGCCGAGCGGACGTGCATTTGCAGCTAGCGCCCGAGCACAACATCGCGGTTATAAACTCGCTCATTTACGTTATTTTCGAGGAAAATTTAGTTAACTGGGACTTCGTAAACGAATGCACCAAAGGCGTAGAGTACGTACGCGAAGCGGTCAAGGACTATTCGCCTGAAGCCATCGCTAGCTACACAAATCTAAACCCTGAGGACGTGAGAAAAGCGGCCCGCATGTACGCGACTATCCGTCCGGCCGTCATCACGCACGGTATGGGCGTCACGCACTTTAACCACGGCGTGGGCGCGGTTTGCGATATCTCAAATTTATTCCTTTTAACGGGAAATATCTGCGAGCTAGGTAGCGGCGACCTGCCGATACGCGGACAAGAAAACGTCCAAGGCTGCTGCGATATGGGCGTGTTACCAAATATTTTCCCAAATTTGGGCTCGGTAACCGATCCAAAACAGCGCGAGTGGTTCGAGCAGGTTTGGCATCTAGAGCCAGGCTTCCTAAACGGTAAAATCGGCATCCATAAAACCGAAGTGCCAAACGCCATCCTTGACGGCAGAGTGCACTTTTTCTGGACGATGGGCGAAAACCCAGTCATGACGGATCCAAATACCAACCACTTCCTAAAAGCGATCTCAAAGGTCGATATGTACGTGGTTCAGGATATCTTCCTAACCGAAACGTCGCGTAAAGCCGACGTCGTGCTACCTGGCGTGGCAAGTAGCGAAAAAGAGGGGCTATACGCTAACGCCGAGCGCCGCGTGCAGCACAACGAGCACGTCATCACGCCTCCAGGAGATGCCAGACAAGACTGGTGGATCATCTGCGAGATCGCCAGAAGGCTCGGAGCGACGGAGGGATTTAACTTTAACTCGCCTGAAGAGATTTGGGAAGAGGTACGCAAGTGCGACCCTAGAAGATACGGCGGCATGAGCTACTACCGCATCAAAAAGTATCACGGTTTGCACTGGCCGTGCCCTGACGAAAACAGTATGGGCGGACAGAGTCTCTATCTAGATAAAAAATTCTTTACGCCGGATGGCAAAGGTAAATTTATCCCTTGCTTGCACGTAAAGAGCGTCGCAGATATCGAGCCTGCAAAAGCCGAGTTTGCTAAACGCGTAAATTTACCGCCTGAGTACGAAGTGATGGCCGGTAGCGTGGACGAGCCGACGGATGCCGAGTATCCGATACAGCTACTAACTACGCGTAAAGTTTATCAGTACGCCGGCGGCGTCATGACTAGACGCTCAAAAGCTATCGAAGAGGGCGGCGACAGCATCGGGCCTATCGCCGAGATGAACCCTGCGCTGGCCGAGCGCTACGGTATCAAACAAGGAGACTTCATAAAAGCGTGGAGTAGATACGGCTATATCGTCGTCAAAGCAGACGTCACGGGCATCGTCCCGGACGGCGTCATCCAGATGACCTACCACTACTGGGAGAGCTGCTGCAACGAGCTAACCAGCAACGGCTGGGACTTCATCAGTAAGACTCCGACCTTTAAGGCCGCTATCCAGATCCAAAGGATCGAGGAGGAGGAATTTTTGCGTATTCGCGAGCTAAAACGCATCAAATTCCAAACTAACAAGGTCATATACGACGACTATCACCACGAGTGA
- the ciaB gene encoding invasion protein CiaB, translating into MNDFKRLNELVAAGKDELNAMYRQLDNPSEVVLKMLKIAGFKGEKSEKVAVLRRIVDLKVEPLENELKKQGREEAEIGRIKDEAFELVREFYEARFEKLLARVKEEKIIDEFYQALLSGMHGAGLAMNAWQSAWDRQILQTTNREFEAKFVSMADAIKFIDENRLYQKDGDEKGERSYGAVLKNCEKYDFAPYAVAFEKEVKRVTDALEELIKNLKSLAANDEQRVYVTYFEKLKAAFCERENDRAIPAWQDAERAWMDVKGPLQPGHPLEYYEDAYTHAVALEWDVRLAGASDFDEEKFKASVIRAYEQICEQCGIKDAALARQVTQNIARTQTYISVPMIYYGAELNGLFSAQVVPNDETVSKERGKKIFAFVEHVYESAKARPFMKLSGEIFSREFLDYGREILFKKPQIWKKTYEISTIGHEFGHILFVGTDTEKAMNADGEFKFIEEYKATTGGLVNFFIGGDEGYEMSVFHELIARAVGLIAWREVDEVRAYYCEGLIHLSLLFDSGALSFDGGALVVKFDREHYAKFKEICLANYKNLALHYARRAPAGEFLAKFCDKDGKSYLPKHAQARAFVEHYYARYKAIGNELDESGEWEKWQAGEK; encoded by the coding sequence GTGAACGATTTTAAAAGATTAAACGAGCTAGTAGCGGCCGGTAAAGATGAGCTAAATGCGATGTATAGGCAGCTGGATAATCCTAGCGAGGTCGTGCTAAAGATGCTAAAGATCGCCGGTTTTAAGGGCGAGAAAAGCGAAAAGGTGGCGGTTTTGCGCCGTATCGTCGATCTAAAGGTTGAGCCGCTAGAAAACGAGCTAAAAAAACAAGGGCGCGAGGAGGCCGAGATAGGGCGCATAAAAGACGAAGCTTTTGAGCTCGTGCGCGAGTTTTACGAGGCGCGTTTTGAAAAGCTGTTGGCGCGGGTAAAAGAGGAGAAAATAATAGACGAGTTTTATCAGGCGCTGCTTAGTGGCATGCACGGCGCGGGGCTAGCGATGAACGCGTGGCAAAGCGCGTGGGACAGGCAAATCCTGCAAACGACGAATAGGGAATTCGAAGCTAAATTTGTAAGCATGGCCGATGCGATCAAATTTATCGACGAAAACCGCCTCTATCAAAAAGACGGCGACGAAAAGGGCGAACGAAGCTACGGTGCTGTCCTAAAAAACTGCGAAAAATACGACTTTGCGCCATATGCCGTGGCTTTTGAAAAAGAAGTAAAACGCGTGACGGACGCGCTAGAGGAGCTAATCAAAAATCTAAAATCGCTAGCCGCAAACGACGAGCAAAGAGTCTACGTAACGTACTTTGAAAAGCTAAAGGCGGCGTTTTGCGAGCGAGAAAACGACCGAGCGATCCCGGCGTGGCAGGATGCCGAGCGCGCGTGGATGGATGTAAAAGGCCCGCTGCAGCCCGGCCATCCGCTCGAGTACTACGAGGACGCCTACACGCACGCCGTCGCGCTCGAGTGGGACGTCAGGCTAGCGGGTGCCAGCGACTTTGACGAGGAGAAATTTAAAGCTAGCGTCATCCGCGCCTATGAGCAAATTTGCGAGCAGTGCGGTATCAAGGACGCTGCGCTAGCACGCCAAGTCACGCAAAATATCGCACGCACGCAAACCTACATCAGCGTGCCGATGATCTACTACGGAGCCGAGCTAAACGGGCTTTTCTCTGCGCAGGTCGTGCCAAACGACGAGACCGTGAGCAAGGAGCGTGGCAAAAAGATATTCGCCTTCGTCGAGCACGTTTACGAGAGCGCCAAGGCGCGGCCGTTTATGAAGCTCAGCGGCGAGATCTTTTCGCGCGAGTTTTTGGACTACGGACGCGAAATTTTGTTTAAAAAGCCGCAAATTTGGAAGAAAACCTACGAAATCTCCACGATCGGGCACGAGTTTGGGCACATACTTTTCGTCGGCACCGACACGGAAAAGGCGATGAACGCGGACGGCGAGTTTAAATTTATCGAGGAGTACAAGGCGACCACGGGCGGGCTGGTAAATTTCTTTATCGGCGGCGACGAGGGCTACGAGATGAGCGTGTTTCACGAGCTGATCGCCCGCGCGGTCGGACTCATCGCGTGGCGCGAGGTCGATGAGGTGCGCGCGTACTACTGCGAGGGGCTCATACACCTGAGCTTGCTGTTTGACTCGGGCGCGCTTAGCTTTGATGGCGGCGCTTTGGTCGTCAAATTTGACCGTGAGCATTACGCTAAATTTAAAGAAATCTGCCTCGCAAACTACAAAAATTTGGCGCTTCACTACGCAAGGCGCGCTCCTGCGGGCGAGTTTTTGGCGAAATTTTGCGACAAAGATGGCAAAAGCTACCTGCCTAAACACGCGCAGGCAAGGGCATTTGTAGAGCACTACTACGCTCGCTACAAGGCTATCGGAAACGAGCTTGACGAGAGCGGCGAATGGGAAAAGTGGCAAGCGGGAGAGAAATAG
- a CDS encoding acyl-CoA thioesterase, with protein sequence MEKTLEGMGEPRMKQVALPKDTNSAGNIFGGWILSQIDLAGAQAAREVAPERVVTISMQEIIFKQPVFVGDVVSCYAKITDVGNTSIKTKIEVTALRLNAAGFRECIHVTSAIATYVSVTKDGTKKPIDPELKKAHGF encoded by the coding sequence ATGGAAAAAACATTAGAAGGCATGGGCGAACCGCGCATGAAACAAGTTGCCTTGCCAAAAGACACAAACTCGGCTGGCAATATTTTTGGCGGCTGGATACTAAGCCAGATCGACCTTGCCGGCGCCCAGGCCGCGCGCGAAGTAGCTCCAGAGCGCGTCGTGACGATCTCGATGCAAGAGATTATATTTAAACAGCCCGTTTTCGTCGGCGACGTCGTGAGCTGCTACGCCAAGATAACGGACGTGGGCAACACCTCGATCAAAACTAAGATCGAAGTCACGGCGCTGCGGCTAAATGCGGCGGGTTTTCGCGAGTGCATACACGTGACATCCGCGATCGCGACCTATGTGAGCGTGACTAAAGACGGTACGAAAAAGCCGATCGATCCGGAGCTAAAGAAGGCGCACGGGTTTTGA
- a CDS encoding type II toxin-antitoxin system RelE/ParE family toxin, producing the protein MVIKRTARFNRELRAVFDFIAKDSPNRAQGFVGKLLDAVELLEDNPRLGRAITDDKRELIAKGYVIPYLIDKDAIKLLGIYKANEWQA; encoded by the coding sequence ATGGTAATTAAGCGCACGGCACGCTTTAACCGCGAGCTAAGGGCAGTATTTGACTTTATCGCAAAAGATAGCCCAAACAGAGCGCAGGGTTTTGTCGGTAAGCTACTGGACGCAGTGGAGCTTTTGGAGGATAATCCGCGACTAGGGCGAGCGATAACGGACGACAAAAGAGAACTAATCGCCAAAGGTTATGTAATACCCTACTTGATAGACAAAGACGCCATTAAACTTTTGGGCATTTACAAAGCCAACGAGTGGCAGGCGTGA